From Rutidosis leptorrhynchoides isolate AG116_Rl617_1_P2 chromosome 3, CSIRO_AGI_Rlap_v1, whole genome shotgun sequence, a single genomic window includes:
- the LOC139900821 gene encoding protein FAR1-RELATED SEQUENCE 5-like, whose protein sequence is MEINRRIGLDDAQMLFDLNTKSNVGATTAYNIISDLNDGFSLVGPSSVDFQNFRRDMNQYVGGESDAHIFIENLLRKQEVLPNFTCEYKCGNDGTLLGVFWSDYVSKVNYQEFGDIVSFDATYKTNNIELFNWFLDCFLKTFGNEPSLVVTDHDPIMKEAIDLKFKHAKHRLCMWHISTKLRWHELYDTPNFRDRMNLIFWNQQQTPEKFETRWKSLIDDYKLHEVRWFNDIYKIQEMWVQFNEKTFECDCSCLLFIREGRLCHHGFIVYYINEVHAIPDRYNLKRWSKGASEVFNSIASELNPFVASYRVKKELLNKFRKAFFFLRDDIEKLELLRDKFDVFISEFFNSDDDTMPSRFAAIEQLYGFPRPALANVHGPKGVRSCDKRKAGKQKMKLVDEEDEDDEDYDPMDGQHEEVGQSQD, encoded by the exons ATGGAGATAAACAGAAGGATTGGTTTAGATGACGCGCAAATGTTGTTTGATTTAAATACTAAATCTAACGTTGGTGCTACGACAGCTTATAACATTATTTCAGATCTAAATGATGGTTTTAGTCTGGTTGGTCCTTCTTCTGTTGATTTTCAAAACTTTAGGCGTGACATGAATCAGTATGTAGGTGGTGAAAGTGATGCACACATTTTTATAGAGAATCTTCTTCGAAAGCAAGAAGTTTTACCAAACTTCACTTGTGAGTATAAATGTGGTAATGACGGTACTTTACTTGGAGTATTCTGGTCTGATTATGTCTCTAAAGTTAATTATCAAGAGTTTGGTGATATCGTGTCTTTTGATGCAACTTACAAGACTAACAA TATTGAATTGTTCAACTGGTTTCTAGACTGTTTCTTAAAAACTTTTGGGAATGAACCTTCATTAGTTGTCACCGATCATGATCCGATAATGAAAGAGGCTATTGATTTGAAATTTAAACATGCAAAACACCGATTGTGCATGTGGCATATAAGTACCAAGCTGC GTTGGCACGAATTGTATGATACTCCTAATTTTAGAGATCGTATGAATTTAATTTTCTGGAATCAGCAACAAACACCTGAAAAGTTTGAGACTCGTTGGAAATCATTGATTGATGACTATAAATTGCATGAAGTTAGATGGTTCAATGACATATACAAAATTCAAGAAATGTGG gttcaATTTAATGAGAAGACATTTGAATGTGATTGCTCGTGTTTGTTGTTTATACGTGAAGGACGGTTGTGTCATCATGgtttcattgtttattatataaatGAAGTTCATGCTATTCCTGATCGATATAACTTGAAGAGATGGTCAAAAGGAGCGTCTGAAGTATTCAATTCCATAGCTTCTGAGTTAAATCCGTTTGTTGCATCTTATAGGGTTAAGAAAGAGCTGCTCAATAAATTTAGAAAAGCTTTCTTTTTCTTGAGGGACGATATTGAAAAACTTGAGCTGTTAAGAGACAAGTTTGATGTGTTTATTAGTGAATTTTTTAATTCGGATGATGATACAATGCCTTCTAGATTTGCTGCAATTGAGCAATTGTATGGTTTCCCTAGGCCCGCTCTAGCTAATGTTCATGGTCCAAAGGGCGT GAGAAGTTGTGACAAAAGAAAAGCTGGTAAACAAAAGATGAAGCTTGttgatgaagaggatgaagatgatgaagactatgACCCGATGGATGGACAACATGAAGAAGTTGGTCAATCTCAAGATTGA